From Gemmatimonadaceae bacterium, a single genomic window includes:
- a CDS encoding acyl-CoA dehydrogenase family protein — translation MPSFVRGVFSGALHDELLFPYPPALDVSNRFEAQTVRRLIRALHQMRAEGLIDSARFDEEETIPEPTIHALAEHGLLGLTIPTEFGGVGLSSTGYARVFGEVSRLDPSLAVLIGVHCGLGSKAIVLFGSPAQKERYLPMLARGETLAAYALTEPDIGSDAQNIKTTAHLSDDGSHWILNGRKQWIGNGHRAGVITTFAQTPAERRGEHVQRPTAFIIRPDMPGFEVVSTVRKLGIRGSTQAELQYTDLQVPGDHVLGTVGKGFAVAVHVLNGGRLTLAAGCTAGTKELLGEMARFTESRVQFGKPIVEFEITQRKLARTASDVYASDAMLGELADLASRPDSDFALEAACCKVFASEMLWRAADEMVQLAGGRGFVKPYPYERLLRDARINRIFEGTNEILRLFIALNGIQGPAEQLKEVGSALRRPLKNLGLISGFAASRLRSALGATPTLDVHLHERLAKHKEFLEKHVADLQAATQRIIREYRRDVVDRQQELERLSDMAIELFATACVLARTQKLIDEIGAPRADAELDLCDLFVVESGRRFRAARVSLQSPQDETRRRVAQCVRDNVGYGIPDAILETRG, via the coding sequence ATGCCCTCATTTGTCCGTGGCGTCTTTTCCGGTGCCCTGCACGACGAGCTGCTCTTCCCCTACCCCCCGGCACTGGACGTCTCCAACCGATTCGAGGCGCAGACCGTTCGACGGCTGATCCGCGCGCTCCACCAAATGCGCGCCGAGGGCTTGATCGATTCGGCCCGGTTCGACGAAGAAGAGACTATTCCGGAACCGACCATTCACGCACTCGCCGAGCACGGGCTGCTGGGCTTGACGATCCCTACCGAATTCGGCGGGGTAGGGCTCTCGTCGACCGGCTACGCGCGTGTGTTCGGCGAGGTGTCGCGCCTCGATCCGTCGCTCGCCGTGCTGATCGGCGTGCACTGCGGGCTCGGCTCCAAGGCGATCGTGCTGTTTGGATCGCCGGCGCAAAAGGAGCGATACCTGCCGATGCTCGCGCGGGGCGAGACGCTCGCCGCGTACGCGCTGACGGAGCCCGACATCGGTTCGGACGCGCAGAACATCAAGACGACCGCGCATCTCAGTGACGACGGCTCGCACTGGATTCTGAACGGCCGGAAACAGTGGATTGGCAACGGGCATCGCGCGGGCGTGATCACGACGTTCGCGCAAACGCCGGCCGAACGCCGCGGCGAGCACGTGCAGCGGCCGACGGCGTTCATCATTCGCCCGGACATGCCGGGCTTCGAGGTCGTCAGCACCGTACGAAAGCTCGGCATTCGCGGTTCGACGCAGGCGGAGCTGCAATACACCGATCTCCAGGTGCCGGGCGATCACGTTCTCGGAACCGTGGGAAAAGGCTTCGCTGTCGCCGTGCACGTGCTGAACGGCGGACGGCTGACGCTCGCCGCCGGCTGCACCGCCGGCACGAAAGAGCTGCTTGGTGAGATGGCCAGGTTCACCGAATCGCGCGTGCAGTTCGGCAAGCCGATCGTGGAATTCGAGATTACTCAACGCAAGCTCGCGCGCACCGCGTCCGACGTGTACGCGTCGGACGCAATGCTCGGCGAGCTCGCGGATCTTGCGTCCAGGCCGGACAGCGACTTCGCGCTCGAGGCGGCGTGCTGCAAGGTGTTCGCGAGCGAAATGCTGTGGCGGGCCGCGGATGAAATGGTGCAATTGGCCGGGGGCCGCGGTTTCGTGAAGCCGTATCCGTACGAGCGACTCCTGCGCGACGCGCGCATCAATCGCATCTTCGAAGGCACGAACGAGATTCTGCGGCTCTTCATCGCGCTCAACGGCATTCAGGGCCCCGCCGAGCAGTTGAAGGAAGTCGGCTCGGCGCTCAGGCGGCCGCTAAAGAATCTTGGCTTGATCAGCGGCTTCGCGGCCTCACGTTTGCGCAGCGCACTCGGCGCGACGCCAACGCTCGACGTTCACCTGCACGAGCGGTTGGCGAAGCACAAGGAATTCCTCGAGAAGCACGTCGCCGACCTGCAGGCGGCGACGCAACGCATCATTCGCGAGTACCGGCGCGACGTCGTCGACCGGCAGCAGGAGCTGGAGCGGTTGTCGGACATGGCGATCGAGCTCTTCGCCACGGCGTGCGTGCTCGCGCGAACGCAGAAGTTGATCGACGAGATCGGCGCCCCGCGCGCGGACGCGGAGCTCGACCTGTGCGATCTGTTCGTGGTGGAGTCGGGCCGGCGCTTCCGTGCGGCGCGCGTATCGCTGCAATCGCCGCAAGACGAGACGCGGCGCCGGGTGGCGCAATGCGTCCGCGACAATGTGGGCTATGGAATTCCGGACGCTATTCTGGAGACACGAGGCTGA
- the zwf gene encoding glucose-6-phosphate dehydrogenase, with the protein MTGPTIAARPTTQAQPASASASVRDKADPCTMVIFGALGDLSRRKLLPAIYSLMKEHLVDEHFCVLGVGRDPREAGCTTDDDFRKYMRDALAQSDELHGVDEGLWQDLCARLRFVSADLTKPDDYGLIAKKLEDIEKGRPREDCNRLFYLAVPPSIFEPIVRSLSASGLAPRSRTADARPWIRVVIEKPFGRSLESAQRLNDLVLGLFAEHQTFRIDHYLGKETVQNVLVLRFANSIFEPVWNRQWVHHVQITAAEDVGVGTRGKYYEEAGVVRDMFQNHLLQLLALTAMEPPAQMSANSVRDEKVKVLKSIRWMTPEAIPENTVRAQYTAGTMDGQNVPGYAQESDVAKDSIVPTFAAVRLFIDNWRWNGVPFYLRSGKRLAKRVSEIAVQFRTPPHLMFGHQTSETMRPNTLVMRVQPNEGVALNFEVKVPGAAVALTSNIEIAPVDMEFNYTEAFGETTAPAYETLLLDVMIGEATLFTRSDEVEAAWRVVDPLIKYWEEHKPKRMPTYAAGSWGPREADELIEEDSVEWREP; encoded by the coding sequence ATGACGGGACCGACCATCGCGGCGCGTCCCACGACGCAAGCACAGCCGGCATCGGCGTCGGCGTCGGTGCGCGACAAGGCCGACCCGTGCACGATGGTGATCTTCGGCGCGCTCGGCGACTTGAGCCGCCGCAAGCTGTTGCCGGCGATCTATTCGCTCATGAAGGAGCATCTCGTCGACGAGCATTTTTGCGTGCTCGGCGTCGGTCGCGACCCGCGCGAAGCCGGCTGCACCACCGATGATGATTTTCGAAAGTACATGCGCGACGCGCTCGCGCAGTCCGACGAGTTGCACGGCGTCGACGAAGGGCTGTGGCAGGATCTCTGCGCGCGGCTCCGCTTCGTGTCGGCGGATCTCACGAAGCCCGACGACTACGGATTGATCGCCAAGAAGCTCGAGGACATCGAGAAAGGCCGTCCGCGCGAGGATTGCAACCGCCTGTTCTACCTCGCCGTGCCGCCGAGCATCTTCGAGCCGATCGTGCGCAGCCTGTCGGCGTCGGGGTTGGCGCCGCGCTCGCGCACGGCCGACGCACGCCCATGGATTCGCGTCGTCATCGAGAAGCCGTTCGGCCGCAGCCTCGAGAGCGCGCAGCGGCTCAACGATCTCGTGCTGGGCCTGTTCGCCGAGCATCAGACATTTCGCATCGACCACTATCTCGGCAAGGAGACGGTGCAGAACGTGTTGGTGCTGCGCTTCGCGAACTCGATCTTCGAGCCGGTGTGGAATCGGCAGTGGGTGCATCACGTGCAGATCACGGCGGCGGAGGATGTCGGCGTGGGCACGCGCGGCAAGTATTACGAGGAAGCAGGCGTCGTCCGCGACATGTTTCAGAACCATCTCCTGCAGCTGCTCGCGCTCACCGCGATGGAACCGCCCGCGCAGATGTCGGCTAACTCGGTGCGCGACGAAAAGGTGAAGGTGCTCAAATCAATCCGGTGGATGACTCCGGAGGCCATTCCCGAAAACACCGTGCGCGCGCAGTACACGGCGGGTACGATGGATGGCCAGAATGTCCCGGGGTATGCGCAGGAAAGCGACGTCGCGAAAGATTCGATCGTGCCCACGTTCGCGGCGGTGCGGCTGTTCATCGACAACTGGCGATGGAACGGCGTGCCGTTCTATCTGCGCTCGGGTAAACGGCTGGCCAAGCGCGTGTCGGAGATCGCGGTGCAGTTTCGCACGCCGCCGCATTTGATGTTCGGCCACCAGACGAGCGAAACGATGCGCCCGAACACGCTCGTGATGCGCGTGCAGCCGAACGAAGGCGTCGCGCTGAATTTCGAGGTGAAGGTGCCCGGCGCGGCGGTGGCGTTGACGTCGAACATCGAGATCGCCCCGGTGGACATGGAGTTCAACTACACCGAGGCGTTCGGCGAGACGACCGCGCCGGCGTACGAGACGCTGCTGCTCGACGTGATGATCGGCGAGGCGACGTTGTTCACGCGGAGTGATGAGGTCGAGGCGGCGTGGCGGGTGGTCGATCCCTTGATCAAGTATTGGGAGGAGCACAAGCCGAAGCGCATGCCGACCTATGCGGCGGGAAGTTGGGGGCCGCGTGAGGCGGATGAGTTGATCGAGGAAGACTCCGTGGAGTGGAGGGAGCCGTGA
- the gnd gene encoding decarboxylating 6-phosphogluconate dehydrogenase — protein MKLAMIGLGRMGGNMVERLMRNGHQLVVYDRSAEAMGKYQKLGASPADDLKKVVAQLETPRVVWIMVPAGDPTQQTIDALAPLLSNGDIIIDGGNSNFHDTIRRGDELAKSGIAFVDSGTSGGVWGLENGYCLMVGGTDTAVKHCEPIFTALAPANGYAHVGPTGAGHYVKMVHNGIEYGLLQAYAEGYEILNASKLFPNLDLTQIANVWQYGSVVRSWLNELAASAFAHDAKLSDIKGWVADSGEGRWTVQEAIDLDVPAPVITLSLQARFRSRQTDSFGAKVIAALRNEFGGHAVKKS, from the coding sequence ATGAAGCTCGCGATGATCGGACTGGGGCGAATGGGCGGCAACATGGTCGAGCGGCTGATGCGCAACGGGCATCAGCTCGTGGTCTACGATCGAAGCGCCGAGGCGATGGGCAAGTATCAGAAGCTCGGGGCGTCGCCGGCGGACGACTTGAAGAAGGTCGTCGCGCAGCTCGAAACCCCGCGCGTCGTGTGGATCATGGTGCCGGCCGGCGATCCGACGCAGCAGACGATCGACGCGCTCGCGCCGCTCCTGTCGAACGGCGACATCATCATCGACGGCGGCAATTCGAACTTTCACGACACGATTCGCCGCGGCGACGAGCTCGCGAAGTCCGGCATCGCGTTCGTCGATTCGGGAACGAGCGGCGGCGTGTGGGGCCTCGAGAACGGCTACTGCCTGATGGTCGGCGGCACTGACACGGCGGTGAAGCATTGCGAGCCGATCTTCACGGCGCTCGCGCCGGCGAACGGCTACGCGCACGTTGGCCCCACCGGCGCCGGACATTACGTGAAGATGGTGCACAACGGCATCGAGTACGGTTTGCTGCAAGCGTACGCCGAGGGATATGAGATCTTGAATGCGTCGAAGCTCTTTCCCAATCTCGACCTGACGCAGATCGCCAACGTGTGGCAGTACGGCAGCGTCGTGCGGTCATGGTTGAACGAGCTCGCCGCAAGTGCGTTCGCGCACGACGCCAAGCTTTCCGACATCAAAGGCTGGGTCGCCGACTCCGGTGAGGGTCGCTGGACGGTGCAGGAGGCGATCGACCTCGACGTGCCGGCGCCGGTCATCACCCTGTCGCTCCAGGCCCGCTTCCGCTCGCGGCAGACCGACTCGTTCGGCGCAAAGGTGATCGCCGCGCTGCGCAACGAATTCGGCGGCCACGCCGTGAAGAAATCATGA
- a CDS encoding HAD family phosphatase — protein MTAPIELVLFDIGGVLGSNGWDREQRSAALERFGMTSEEDEFQYRHEETVGALEAGEISLDEYLDVTVFCEGRNFSREEFKAFMFAQSEPWPQSIAVARELAQAGNARLATLNNESEALNVHRIDEFGLRDIFPVFFSSCWLGVRKPTLEIYSRAVSMAQADPRRVVFVDDRKQNLNPAAAMGMHTIQFQSAEQLRVNLQALGLLS, from the coding sequence ATGACGGCTCCCATCGAGCTGGTGCTGTTCGACATCGGCGGCGTCCTCGGCAGCAACGGCTGGGATCGCGAGCAGCGATCGGCGGCGCTGGAGCGTTTCGGGATGACGTCCGAGGAGGACGAATTTCAGTACCGCCACGAGGAAACCGTCGGCGCGCTCGAAGCCGGGGAGATCTCGCTCGACGAGTATCTCGACGTGACGGTCTTCTGCGAGGGTCGGAATTTTTCGCGCGAGGAGTTCAAGGCGTTCATGTTCGCGCAGAGCGAGCCGTGGCCGCAAAGCATCGCCGTGGCGCGCGAGCTCGCGCAGGCGGGCAACGCACGTCTCGCGACGCTCAACAACGAGAGCGAGGCGCTGAACGTGCATCGCATCGACGAATTCGGCCTGCGCGACATTTTTCCGGTCTTCTTTTCGTCCTGCTGGCTCGGCGTTCGGAAACCGACGCTCGAGATTTATTCACGCGCCGTGTCGATGGCACAGGCCGATCCGCGGCGCGTGGTGTTCGTGGACGACCGAAAGCAGAATTTGAATCCCGCCGCGGCGATGGGCATGCACACCATCCAGTTTCAGTCGGCGGAGCAGTTGCGCGTGAACCTGCAGGCGCTGGGATTGTTGAGCTGA
- a CDS encoding response regulator transcription factor translates to MARILIVEDNPDLAYGLRTGLEIEGYDVQIAEDGETGLERARSWRPDLMMLDLMLPGMDGYRVLKTLREGGADMPVLILTARGEEADKVLGFRLGADDYVTKPCGVLELLARVGALLRRSRLADQRNVTPDTLERFGSVEINPASRTVTKEGTPVALSPKEFDLLLALVRRRGAVASRVELLREVWGHRVEVMTRTVDIHIAELRRKLEDDPSQPRHILTVWKAGYRLEP, encoded by the coding sequence ATGGCCCGCATTCTCATCGTCGAAGACAACCCAGACCTGGCATACGGACTACGCACCGGACTCGAGATCGAAGGCTACGACGTCCAGATCGCGGAGGACGGCGAAACCGGACTCGAGCGTGCGCGGTCGTGGCGGCCGGACCTGATGATGCTCGACCTGATGCTGCCGGGGATGGACGGCTATCGCGTGCTCAAGACGCTGCGCGAAGGCGGAGCAGATATGCCGGTCCTCATTCTGACCGCCCGCGGCGAAGAGGCCGACAAGGTCCTTGGCTTCCGTCTGGGAGCAGATGATTACGTCACCAAGCCCTGTGGAGTGCTCGAATTGCTCGCACGCGTGGGCGCACTGCTGCGTCGCTCGCGTCTCGCCGACCAGCGAAATGTGACGCCGGACACATTGGAGCGATTCGGAAGCGTGGAAATCAATCCGGCATCGCGCACTGTCACGAAAGAGGGCACTCCAGTTGCACTGAGCCCTAAAGAGTTCGATCTATTATTGGCGCTGGTGCGGCGCCGTGGTGCCGTGGCGTCACGCGTCGAGCTGCTGCGAGAGGTGTGGGGACATCGCGTCGAGGTGATGACGCGAACGGTGGACATCCACATCGCCGAGCTGCGGCGCAAGTTGGAGGACGATCCGTCTCAACCGCGGCACATCCTGACCGTGTGGAAGGCGGGCTATCGATTGGAACCATGA
- a CDS encoding cyclase family protein, which translates to MATIYDISVPIATGGAVYPGNPEIRIEPQQSIAKGDSSNVSSLSFGSHTGTHVDAPKHMFENGATIDQLPLDAMMGPAVVIAMEADVMSVGEAELRRHELKGHTRVLIKTRNSQFVRGREFVKDYTYLAPDGAAYLVSLGVKLVGVDYFSVEQFHSGHHRTHHTLLEKGVVIIEGLDLSGPAMGPYELRVLPIRLAGLDGAPARAVLIG; encoded by the coding sequence ATGGCTACGATCTATGACATCTCGGTGCCGATCGCGACGGGCGGCGCTGTGTATCCCGGCAATCCCGAAATCCGCATCGAACCGCAGCAGTCGATCGCGAAGGGCGACAGCTCGAACGTGTCGTCGCTCTCGTTCGGCTCGCACACCGGGACGCACGTCGATGCGCCGAAGCACATGTTCGAGAACGGCGCCACCATCGATCAATTGCCGCTCGACGCGATGATGGGCCCCGCCGTCGTCATCGCGATGGAAGCCGACGTCATGTCGGTGGGTGAAGCCGAGCTGCGGCGCCACGAGCTCAAGGGACACACACGCGTGCTCATCAAGACGCGCAACTCGCAATTCGTTCGCGGCCGCGAATTCGTGAAAGACTACACGTACCTCGCGCCTGACGGCGCGGCGTATCTCGTGTCGCTTGGCGTCAAGCTCGTGGGCGTGGACTATTTCTCGGTCGAGCAATTTCATTCGGGACATCATCGCACGCATCACACGCTCCTCGAGAAAGGCGTCGTGATCATCGAAGGGCTGGACCTGTCCGGCCCGGCCATGGGCCCGTACGAGCTTCGCGTGTTGCCAATCCGGCTCGCGGGGCTCGACGGAGCGCCCGCGCGGGCGGTGCTGATCGGATGA
- a CDS encoding HAMP domain-containing sensor histidine kinase yields the protein MRRSPRLVGTVALLILALVVCAVLAYQAWDAGRSQQRTADSAIRDYAKIADWQLVQQSKYALESQIIVSLFSPASRVNPDSLPETVVSPAQVEDAAHRIAGFCTCLSGVRYFFRYDWRDGTLRTTDTDLSDADLGWARDTIVSFVKTMPPPDRGIMTFGSPDGRSGPIKNLAVILTNDSYAMVVGERNGKQVLLVFVVVRDADSEQPVVLYGYATDPWSFIAPLLDTIRGTNGGRSTLLAESVVHGLQADSILAISVTSLSGKEIYKSGWGAPRYSALDTIEANYGRLIMRVSVNPKFAGQLLVGGMPGTRLPLLITLFVIAAGLLTMSLLQLRRQQELARLRTEFVSGVSHELRTPLAQIRWFAELLHMNKLRTEEERARSAGIIDQEARRLTYLVENVLNFSRAEKGTNRVSLAPADLDHEISEALELFAPLARARKMTVEPRLDASAVVMLDRDALRQVLLNLLDNAVKYGPSGQTIVVGSTISGDRVRIWVEDQGPGIPHEHRHQVWEPYVRLTREAEATTGGSGIGLSVVRELVSLHGGRTRVEGAPGGGARIVIELPLAQTDGSTSSTPPGDASPNPESPVQLKAVP from the coding sequence ATGCGCCGCTCTCCCCGGCTCGTTGGTACGGTCGCCCTGCTGATACTCGCACTGGTCGTGTGCGCGGTATTGGCGTATCAGGCGTGGGATGCCGGCCGGTCTCAGCAGCGCACGGCGGACAGCGCGATCCGGGACTACGCGAAGATTGCCGATTGGCAGCTGGTTCAGCAGTCGAAGTACGCGCTCGAGAGCCAGATCATCGTCTCGCTTTTCTCCCCCGCCTCGCGCGTGAACCCCGACTCGCTCCCCGAGACGGTGGTGTCGCCCGCGCAGGTGGAGGACGCGGCGCATCGCATCGCCGGATTCTGCACGTGCCTGTCGGGCGTTCGGTACTTCTTTCGCTACGACTGGCGCGACGGCACGCTGCGCACGACCGACACCGACCTGTCCGACGCCGACCTGGGCTGGGCGCGCGATACGATCGTCTCGTTCGTGAAGACGATGCCGCCGCCGGATCGCGGCATCATGACGTTTGGCTCGCCCGACGGCCGCAGCGGTCCGATCAAGAACCTGGCGGTCATCCTCACGAACGACTCGTACGCGATGGTCGTGGGCGAACGAAACGGCAAACAGGTACTGCTGGTGTTCGTCGTCGTGCGCGACGCGGACAGCGAGCAACCGGTGGTGCTGTACGGCTACGCCACCGATCCGTGGTCGTTCATCGCGCCGCTCCTCGACACGATTCGCGGCACCAACGGCGGCCGCAGCACGCTGCTCGCCGAATCGGTGGTGCACGGACTCCAGGCCGATTCGATTCTCGCCATCTCTGTCACGAGCCTTAGCGGCAAAGAGATCTACAAATCGGGCTGGGGCGCGCCACGCTACAGCGCGCTCGACACGATCGAGGCGAACTACGGCCGCTTGATCATGCGCGTCAGCGTGAACCCGAAGTTCGCCGGCCAGCTGCTGGTCGGCGGTATGCCGGGGACGCGCCTTCCGCTGCTGATCACACTGTTCGTGATCGCCGCGGGTCTGTTGACGATGTCGCTGCTGCAGCTGCGCCGGCAGCAGGAGCTGGCGCGCCTGCGCACGGAGTTCGTGTCGGGCGTGTCGCACGAGCTGCGCACACCGCTCGCGCAGATTCGGTGGTTCGCCGAGCTGCTGCACATGAACAAGCTGCGGACCGAGGAAGAGCGGGCGCGATCCGCGGGCATCATCGATCAGGAAGCGCGGCGCCTGACGTATCTCGTCGAGAACGTGCTCAACTTCTCGCGCGCGGAGAAGGGCACGAATCGCGTGTCGCTGGCGCCGGCGGATCTCGATCACGAAATCAGCGAGGCGCTCGAGTTGTTCGCGCCGCTCGCGCGTGCGCGAAAGATGACCGTCGAGCCGCGTCTCGACGCGAGCGCGGTGGTCATGCTCGATCGCGATGCGCTGCGCCAGGTGCTTCTCAACCTGCTCGACAACGCCGTGAAGTACGGCCCGTCCGGCCAGACGATCGTCGTTGGTTCGACGATCTCCGGCGATCGCGTGCGGATTTGGGTCGAGGATCAGGGCCCCGGCATTCCGCACGAGCACCGGCACCAGGTGTGGGAGCCGTACGTGCGTCTCACGCGCGAAGCCGAAGCCACGACGGGCGGAAGCGGCATCGGTCTGTCCGTTGTTCGAGAATTGGTATCGCTCCACGGCGGCCGCACGCGCGTGGAAGGAGCGCCTGGCGGTGGTGCACGCATCGTCATCGAGCTGCCGCTGGCGCAAACCGACGGCTCAACGTCTTCAACTCCCCCGGGCGACGCATCGCCCAATCCCGAGTCTCCCGTGCAACTCAAGGCGGTCCCATGA
- a CDS encoding type II toxin-antitoxin system VapC family toxin, with the protein MARPGRKYALDTNIFIRAFRDENANARLQAFHAANAPFEYMSAIVAQELRAGATPHHARELQRHVLEPFERPGRFFAPSYDTWKQAGEVLASLVAEKIVDWRHVSRSFLNDVLLAASCREAGVVLMTDNVADFERIQNVLKFSFVSL; encoded by the coding sequence ATGGCACGACCGGGCCGGAAGTATGCGCTCGATACGAACATCTTCATTCGCGCCTTTCGCGACGAGAACGCCAACGCGAGGCTGCAGGCCTTTCACGCCGCGAATGCGCCCTTCGAGTACATGAGCGCCATCGTGGCGCAGGAGCTCCGCGCCGGTGCCACGCCGCACCACGCGCGCGAGCTTCAGCGTCATGTGCTCGAGCCGTTCGAGCGCCCCGGCCGCTTCTTCGCGCCGTCATACGACACGTGGAAGCAAGCCGGCGAAGTGCTCGCGTCACTCGTCGCCGAGAAGATCGTGGACTGGCGTCACGTTTCGCGAAGCTTTCTCAACGACGTCCTGCTCGCGGCGAGCTGCCGTGAAGCCGGTGTCGTGTTGATGACCGACAATGTCGCCGACTTTGAGCGAATTCAAAACGTGCTGAAGTTCAGCTTCGTGTCGCTTTGA
- a CDS encoding ATP-binding protein yields MPTGNVQAIALIAVGLAVVAATLAMFVRKIIRQSVELERANIELAEAVSAAEVSRARAEAEAGHKARLAALLDAALTSAPIGLGFFDRQLRFLRVNRTLAEINGRAIEDHIGATIREIDPRLAEKVEPQLRRVLATRKPVTNVEFAATTPGAPGEMRNWLSSYYPIMTDNGELFGVGVAVTDLTEVKKLEEQLVQAQKMEAVGRLAGGVAHDFNNLLTVINSYAELILFDPEMSKGREEIEEIRGAAARAAKLTRQLLAFSRRQAMEPRIVNPNDVLRGVEVLLRRLIDGNITMVTDLSPETPLIRVDPGQLEQVVMNLAINAADAMPDGGTLGIVTDSRAMPEEVLRRHAEVKPGLYATIEVGDTGHGMSAQTIAQIFEPFFTTKEPGRGTGLGLSTVYGIVKQSEGHIDVQSTPEVGTVFTVYLPAVGDLG; encoded by the coding sequence ATGCCGACTGGGAACGTGCAGGCGATCGCGTTGATCGCGGTCGGGCTGGCGGTCGTCGCCGCGACACTGGCGATGTTCGTCCGCAAAATCATCCGCCAATCCGTCGAGCTCGAGCGCGCCAACATCGAGCTCGCGGAAGCTGTCAGCGCGGCCGAGGTCAGCCGCGCGCGCGCTGAAGCAGAGGCAGGCCACAAGGCCCGTCTGGCCGCGCTGCTCGACGCCGCGCTCACGAGCGCGCCCATCGGCCTGGGCTTCTTCGACCGGCAGCTCCGCTTTCTGCGCGTCAATCGCACGCTCGCCGAGATCAACGGCCGCGCGATCGAGGATCACATCGGCGCGACCATCCGCGAGATCGATCCGCGACTCGCCGAAAAGGTCGAGCCGCAGTTGCGCCGCGTGCTCGCCACGCGGAAGCCCGTGACCAACGTGGAATTCGCCGCGACCACCCCCGGCGCGCCTGGCGAGATGCGCAACTGGCTGTCGAGCTACTACCCGATCATGACGGACAACGGTGAGCTGTTCGGCGTCGGCGTCGCGGTCACCGATCTCACCGAAGTGAAGAAGCTCGAGGAGCAGCTGGTACAGGCGCAGAAGATGGAGGCCGTTGGCCGGCTGGCCGGCGGTGTCGCGCATGACTTCAACAACCTCCTCACCGTCATCAACAGCTACGCCGAGCTGATTCTGTTCGACCCCGAGATGTCGAAGGGGCGCGAGGAGATCGAAGAGATTCGCGGCGCCGCGGCGCGGGCGGCCAAGCTCACGCGGCAGCTGCTGGCGTTCAGCCGGCGGCAGGCGATGGAGCCGCGCATCGTCAATCCGAACGATGTGCTGCGCGGCGTCGAGGTGCTGTTGCGGCGTTTGATCGACGGCAACATCACGATGGTCACGGATCTGTCGCCCGAGACGCCGCTCATTCGCGTCGACCCGGGTCAGCTCGAGCAGGTTGTGATGAACCTCGCGATCAATGCCGCGGACGCCATGCCGGACGGCGGCACGCTCGGCATCGTGACGGACAGCCGTGCGATGCCCGAGGAGGTGCTGCGCCGGCACGCGGAAGTGAAGCCGGGTCTCTATGCGACGATCGAGGTCGGCGACACGGGCCACGGCATGAGCGCACAGACGATCGCGCAGATCTTCGAGCCCTTTTTCACGACGAAAGAGCCGGGACGAGGAACGGGGCTGGGACTCTCCACGGTGTACGGCATCGTGAAGCAGTCGGAGGGGCACATCGACGTGCAGAGCACGCCGGAAGTGGGGACGGTGTTTACGGTGTATTTGCCGGCGGTGGGTGATCTGGGGTAG